Proteins from a single region of Sebastes umbrosus isolate fSebUmb1 chromosome 8, fSebUmb1.pri, whole genome shotgun sequence:
- the mapkapk5 gene encoding MAP kinase-activated protein kinase 5, whose protein sequence is MSEDNNADKFIKETSILDEYNINWTQKLGAGISGPVRVCVKKSSQERLALKILIDRPKARNEVRLHMMCANHPNIVQILEVYANSVQFPHESSPRARLLIVMEMMEGGELFHRISQHRHFTEKMASQVTKQISQALEHCHSLNIAHRDLKPENLLFKDNSLDAPVKLCDFGFAKIDQGDLMTPQFTPYYVAPQVLEAQRRHQKEKSGIIPTSPTPYTYNKSCDLWSLGVIIYVMLCGYPPFYSKHHSRTIPKDMRKKIMTGSFDFPEDEWSQISEMAKDIVRKLLKVKPEERLTIEGVLDHPWLNCTEALDNVLPSAQMMMDKAVVAGIQQAHAEQLANMRIQDLNVSLKPLNSVNNPILRKRKLLGPKPSDGFFIHDPENGGEDSNVALEKLRDVIAQCILPQAGENEDEKLNEVMYEAWRFNRDCKQLRDGLQGLSWDGRSFSDKVDRLKLAEIVKQAIEEKTNLQESH, encoded by the exons ATGTCGGAGGATAACAACGCAGACAAGTTCATCAAG GAGACCTCCATTCTAGACGAGTACAACATAAACTGGACACAGAAGTTGGGAGCCGGCATCAGTGGACCTGTCAg AGTTTGTGTGAAGAAGtcatctcaggaacgcctggccCTGAAGATCCTCATTGATCGCCCCAAGGCCAGGAATGAG GTGCGTCTCCATATGATGTGTGCCAACCACCCAAACATAGTGCAAATCCTGGAGGTTTACGCCAATAGTGTCCAGTTTCCGCATGAGTCCAGCCCGAG AGCGAGGCTCCTGATTGTTATGGAGATGATGGAGGGTGGAGAGCTGTTCCACAGAATCAGTCAGCACAGGCACTTTACTGAAAAGATGGCCAGTCAGGTCACTAAACAG ATCAGTCAAGCCTTGGAACATTGTCACTCCCTAAATATTGCACATCGTGACCTGAAGCCAGAGAACCTGCTCTTTAAGGATAACTCTCTG GATGCACCTGTGAAGTTGTGTGACTTTGGCTTTGCCAAAATTGATCAAGGAGACTTGATGACTCCTCAGTTCACTCCCTACTACGTAGCACCTCAG GTACTTGAGGCTCAAAGAAGACACCAGAAGGAAAAGTCTGGAATTATACCTACCTCACCCACTCCTTATACCTATAACAAG AGCTGTGACTTGTGGTCCCTCGGTGTGATCATTTACGTGATGCTGTGTGGCTATCCTCCGTTCTACTCCAAGCACCACAGTCGCACCATCCCAAAGGACATGAGGAAGAAGATTATGACGGGCAGCTTTGACTTCCCTGAAGATGAGTGGAGCCAGATCTCTGAGATGGCCAAGGACATCGTACGCAA GCTGCTGAAGGTGAAGCCAGAGGAGAGGCTGACTATTGAGGGAGTCTTAGATCACCCTTGGCTCAACTGCACCGAGGCCCTCGACAACGTGCTGCCCTCTGCCCAGATGATGATGGATAAG GCGGTAGTCGCAGGTATCCAGCAGGCCCACGCAGAGCAGCTGGCCAACATGAGAATTCAGGATCTGAACGTCAGCCTGAAGCCTCTAAACTCTGTCAACAACCCAATCCTCAGGAAGCGGAAACTACTAGG CCCCAAGCCCAGTGACGGTTTCTTCATTCATGACCCAGAGAACGGAGGGGAAGACTCCAACGTAGCGCTGGAAAAATTGCGAGACGTCATTGCACAGTGTATACTACCACAAGCTG GAGAGAACGAGGATGAGAAGCTGAATGAGGTGATGTATGAAGCCTGGAGGTTCAACAGAGACTGTAAACAGCTGAGAGACGGCCTGCAGGGGCTCAGCTGGGACG GGCGATCTTTCTCCGATAAAGTCGACCGCTTGAAGTTGGCTGAAATAGTGAAACAGGCCATCGAAGAGAAGACGAATCTCCAAGAATCTCATTAG